A single genomic interval of Solimonas sp. K1W22B-7 harbors:
- a CDS encoding histone, whose amino-acid sequence MAGKKKAAKKDAKKATKNSGKAIAKKAAKKAEKKVAKKPVKKLAAKKAPKKAVKKAEKKAAKAAKKAEKAAKKAVKKVAKKAAVKPAKKAVAKKAVAKKAVAKKAVKKVAAKKAPAKKAAPKKAAPKKAASKPATKPAAKPVKKLVKKAVRKPAKKAPVAAAVVVPAQEAPAPAEASGITSDVTPA is encoded by the coding sequence ATGGCGGGGAAGAAGAAGGCAGCCAAGAAGGACGCGAAGAAGGCGACCAAGAATTCCGGCAAGGCGATCGCAAAGAAAGCCGCAAAGAAGGCCGAGAAGAAGGTCGCGAAGAAACCGGTGAAGAAGCTGGCTGCCAAGAAAGCGCCCAAGAAAGCCGTGAAGAAGGCCGAGAAGAAGGCCGCCAAGGCCGCGAAGAAGGCCGAGAAGGCTGCGAAGAAGGCCGTGAAGAAGGTGGCGAAGAAAGCCGCCGTGAAGCCGGCGAAGAAGGCAGTTGCCAAGAAGGCAGTGGCCAAGAAGGCAGTGGCCAAGAAGGCCGTGAAGAAGGTGGCCGCGAAGAAGGCTCCCGCCAAGAAGGCCGCTCCCAAGAAGGCTGCCCCCAAGAAGGCCGCTTCCAAGCCGGCGACCAAGCCGGCCGCGAAGCCCGTGAAGAAGCTGGTGAAGAAGGCCGTCCGCAAGCCGGCGAAGAAGGCTCCCGTTGCCGCCGCCGTCGTCGTACCGGCACAGGAAGCGCCCGCCCCGGCTGAAGCTTCCGGCATCACCAGTGACGTAACGCCTGCCTAA
- a CDS encoding DUF305 domain-containing protein, giving the protein MKAPVALVAALLVAVAGIAGWQGYRALKDARSALASLQPGPIDVGFAQSMILHHQQAIGMAQFMIDGRPPGLAHAIAFAQLEELGQMRGWLTLWNQPLQLAGKPSMDWMLLGNEPPGPELSRYLLDCQRSPTGMTGLATSEQLNALRQAQGRERDRQFLSLMLAHHEGGIPMARFAAVQARLPAVRQLAGRVVMEQSQEISRIQFMLQVLADADATADAAFGTATKN; this is encoded by the coding sequence ATGAAAGCCCCCGTCGCCCTCGTCGCCGCCCTGCTTGTCGCTGTGGCCGGCATTGCCGGCTGGCAGGGCTACCGCGCGCTGAAGGACGCGCGCAGCGCGCTCGCCAGCCTGCAACCCGGCCCCATCGACGTGGGCTTCGCCCAGTCCATGATCCTGCATCACCAGCAGGCCATCGGCATGGCCCAGTTCATGATCGACGGCCGCCCTCCCGGCCTGGCGCATGCCATCGCCTTTGCGCAGCTCGAAGAGCTGGGGCAGATGCGCGGCTGGCTGACGCTGTGGAACCAGCCCCTGCAGCTCGCCGGCAAGCCGAGCATGGACTGGATGCTGCTCGGCAATGAGCCTCCCGGCCCCGAGCTGTCGCGCTACCTGCTCGACTGCCAGCGCTCGCCCACCGGCATGACCGGCCTGGCCACCAGCGAGCAGCTCAATGCCCTGCGCCAGGCACAGGGCCGCGAGCGTGACCGGCAGTTCCTCAGCCTCATGCTCGCCCACCACGAAGGCGGCATTCCCATGGCCCGCTTTGCCGCCGTGCAGGCGCGCCTGCCCGCCGTGCGCCAACTGGCCGGTCGCGTCGTGATGGAGCAGTCGCAGGAGATCAGCCGCATCCAGTTCATGCTGCAGGTGCTGGCCGACGCCGACGCCACCGCCGACGCAGCCTTCGGCACGGCAACAAAGAATTGA
- a CDS encoding LVIVD repeat-containing protein — protein MSLNTLLIATLLLAAGALGACTGRSGEATAGQPATGGATPRAVCGPGSRPETGMQGRVSPEDHDSGRAAAGFTCNTELVGSYIVPNAIGTVGGFKVERYTDKAGHDCAYYDSTLLFPTNILDANVGVNVLDMSDPTQPVLTARLVSLAMLSPHESLVVSQEAGVLAAVMGNPLAYPGIVDVYDISEDCRSPRLRSSAPVGILGHESGMSPDGKTFFSATPMIPTLTAVDISNPSLPIPIWTGGYSSHGLSISADGNRAYLAYGQNTGVVILDISEIQARKPNPQVREISRLTWDNQSVPQNAIPFTRNGKPYLLEIDEYSTNNPGSLGVGVHGRYVGAGRIIDIGDETQPVVISDLRLEVHEPDNRDAIAADPGARNPIGGYAGHYCNIPTRVNPDIAACSMILSGLRIFDIRDPHHPKEIAYFNAPVQPRIITVPAPASNWAMSSPSFVHERKEIWYTDGFSGFYAVRVTNGAW, from the coding sequence ATGTCCCTCAACACCCTCCTCATCGCCACGCTGCTGCTGGCCGCCGGCGCACTTGGCGCCTGCACCGGCCGCAGCGGCGAGGCCACCGCAGGGCAGCCCGCCACCGGCGGTGCCACGCCCCGCGCCGTCTGCGGCCCCGGATCGCGTCCCGAGACCGGCATGCAGGGCCGCGTCAGCCCGGAAGACCACGACAGCGGCCGCGCCGCCGCAGGCTTCACCTGCAACACCGAGCTGGTAGGCAGCTACATCGTCCCCAACGCCATCGGCACCGTCGGCGGCTTCAAGGTCGAGCGCTACACCGACAAGGCCGGGCATGACTGCGCCTACTACGACAGCACCCTGCTGTTTCCCACCAACATCCTCGACGCCAACGTCGGCGTGAACGTGCTCGACATGAGCGACCCCACCCAGCCCGTGCTCACCGCGCGCCTGGTGTCCCTGGCCATGCTCTCGCCGCACGAATCGCTGGTGGTGTCGCAGGAGGCCGGCGTGCTCGCCGCCGTCATGGGCAACCCGCTGGCCTATCCCGGCATCGTCGACGTCTACGACATCTCCGAGGACTGCCGCAGCCCCAGGCTGCGCTCCTCCGCGCCGGTGGGCATCCTCGGCCACGAGAGCGGCATGTCGCCCGACGGCAAGACCTTCTTCTCCGCCACGCCGATGATCCCCACGCTCACCGCCGTGGACATCTCCAACCCCTCGCTGCCCATCCCGATCTGGACCGGCGGCTACAGCTCGCACGGCCTGTCGATCAGCGCCGACGGCAACCGCGCCTACCTTGCCTACGGCCAGAACACCGGCGTGGTGATCCTCGACATCTCCGAGATCCAGGCCCGCAAGCCCAACCCCCAGGTACGCGAGATCAGCCGCCTCACCTGGGACAACCAGAGCGTCCCGCAGAACGCCATCCCGTTCACGCGCAACGGCAAGCCCTACCTGCTCGAGATCGACGAATACTCCACCAACAACCCCGGCAGTCTCGGCGTGGGCGTGCACGGCCGCTACGTCGGCGCCGGCCGCATCATCGACATCGGCGACGAAACCCAGCCCGTCGTCATCTCCGACCTGCGCCTGGAAGTGCACGAGCCCGACAACCGCGACGCCATCGCCGCCGATCCCGGCGCCAGGAACCCCATCGGCGGCTACGCCGGCCACTACTGCAACATCCCCACGCGCGTGAACCCGGACATCGCCGCCTGCAGCATGATCCTGTCGGGCCTGCGCATCTTCGACATCCGCGATCCGCATCATCCGAAGGAGATCGCCTACTTCAACGCCCCCGTGCAGCCGCGCATCATCACCGTGCCCGCCCCCGCCAGTAACTGGGCCATGTCCAGCCCCTCCTTCGTGCACGAGCGCAAGGAGATCTGGTACACCGACGGCTTCAGCGGCTTCTACGCGGTGCGCGTAACCAACGGCGCGTGGTGA
- a CDS encoding IS30 family transposase, translating into MGRKSFEQFGIEERCEISRRRQAGESIRQIAAALDRAPSSISRELKRNTGATGYQSVYAGEQARARRWQGSRLLRDAELQARVLEGLRRGWSPEQVSRRLAQQDLQISYESIYRFIAAQIARTNDFSWRLYLPRAKSKRGFRGRKGGSPAEHIQQRVSIEKRPKAAADRRQAGHWEADLMLFARYGQAILTLHERTSRLTAIVRQPSKAAAPVAQTLQALLAPLPPALRRSITFDNGTEFALHYTLHQPLGLQTYFCDPHSPWQKGGVENANGRLRRWLPRGTNVEDLSPDQLLQIAQIYNHTPRKCLGFKTPAEVFAKVLHFKCESTYRLSPV; encoded by the coding sequence ATGGGACGCAAGAGCTTTGAGCAGTTTGGAATCGAGGAACGGTGTGAGATTTCCCGTCGGCGCCAAGCCGGGGAGTCGATCCGGCAAATTGCGGCAGCTCTGGATCGCGCGCCATCGAGCATTTCTCGGGAACTGAAGCGCAACACTGGCGCGACGGGCTACCAGAGCGTCTATGCCGGCGAGCAAGCTCGGGCGCGCCGCTGGCAAGGTAGCCGGCTTCTGCGTGATGCCGAGCTGCAAGCCAGGGTTCTGGAGGGATTGCGCCGAGGCTGGTCTCCCGAGCAGGTATCGCGGCGGCTGGCTCAGCAGGATCTGCAGATCAGCTACGAGAGCATCTATCGCTTCATTGCCGCCCAGATCGCCCGGACCAACGACTTTTCCTGGCGTCTCTATCTGCCCCGTGCCAAGAGCAAGCGCGGCTTCCGTGGCCGCAAGGGCGGCAGCCCGGCAGAGCACATCCAGCAGCGGGTTTCGATCGAAAAGCGCCCCAAGGCTGCGGCTGACCGGCGCCAGGCGGGACACTGGGAAGCCGACCTGATGCTCTTTGCGCGCTATGGCCAAGCCATCCTGACCCTGCATGAGCGAACGTCCCGGCTGACCGCCATCGTCCGCCAGCCCAGCAAGGCCGCTGCGCCGGTGGCGCAAACCCTCCAGGCCTTGCTGGCCCCACTGCCCCCAGCCCTGCGCCGCAGCATCACCTTCGACAACGGCACCGAATTCGCCTTGCACTACACCCTGCATCAGCCCCTGGGCTTGCAGACCTATTTCTGCGATCCGCATTCCCCCTGGCAGAAGGGTGGCGTCGAGAATGCCAACGGGCGTTTGCGCCGCTGGCTACCCCGGGGAACCAACGTCGAAGACCTCTCACCAGACCAACTCTTGCAGATCGCTCAGATCTACAATCACACGCCACGCAAGTGCCTCGGCTTCAAAACCCCTGCCGAGGTCTTCGCCAAAGTGTTGCATTTCAAATGTGAATCCACCTACCGGCTTTCGCCGGTATGA
- a CDS encoding type II toxin-antitoxin system prevent-host-death family antitoxin, producing the protein MSTVVKLRAPSNGQIRDVTAVSVAEVKQSVASVMNKAVQEGMVAVTKRGAVSAVVLDVQTYNDLVARAGDPLAKLSDRYDEMMAFMQTDAQRAGVATLFGPLPAQPKSRMAR; encoded by the coding sequence ATGTCCACCGTCGTCAAGCTGCGCGCCCCCAGCAATGGTCAGATTCGCGATGTCACCGCCGTGTCGGTCGCCGAGGTGAAGCAGAGCGTGGCCAGCGTCATGAACAAGGCCGTCCAGGAGGGCATGGTTGCGGTGACCAAGCGTGGTGCGGTCAGTGCGGTCGTGCTCGACGTCCAGACCTACAACGACCTGGTGGCCCGTGCCGGCGATCCGCTGGCCAAGCTGTCCGACCGCTACGACGAAATGATGGCGTTCATGCAGACCGACGCGCAGCGCGCGGGTGTCGCGACCTTGTTCGGGCCGCTGCCGGCCCAGCCCAAGTCGCGGATGGCCCGCTGA